From Anaerococcus urinomassiliensis:
ATTTATGAATAGAAAGCCAAAAGATGTAGAGGTAGATTTAAGCAATTATATCAATGTTAGCTATACTGGTGATAATGCAAGTGCCTCACCAAATGCATCCCTTGACACTACAAAACTTCTAAATGATTTTGCTAGCCAAATTCAATATGTAAACAAGGATAGGAAGAATGATCAATACGGATCAGCTGCCAACCAATTTGTAGAAGAATTAGCTAGTGCAACGACCTTCCAATTCTCAAAAGATTCTAATCTTTCAAACGGTGAAGAGATAACAGTTGTGGCTAATGTGTCAGACCCAAGTCTTGCAGATGATTACAACGTATTATTTGCAAACACAATGAAGTCTGTAATTGTAGATGGACTAAATGTAGAAGAATCTATCGATCCATTTAACTATATTGATATAAACTTCCAAGGAGAAGATCCAAAAATAAGTCTAACAACAAGTCTAACAGAAGATGCACCAGAATATATGAGCCAGCTAGAGATTATGCCAAGCAAAACTAGCGAATTAAAAGCTGGGGAAGAAGTAAATATTACAATAAACTTAAACGAAGAAGAAATATTTAATAACTACCAAGTAAGACTAAGTCCACTTGATAAAACCATCACCGTTCCAGGAGAGCCTAGTGATCAAAACGATCAAGAAGAGGACAAAGAAGCTAGCGAATCTAACGACGGTTATATAGCTAGTGTGGACAATTTAAGCGAAGATTTACTAAACATATTAAAAACAAACTCTGGAACCTTGATAAAAGAAACATTTAACGAAAGAACATTCACAAAAATTGAATCAATGAACTATCTTGGTGCAATCACAGGAACAGATTCAAATAGTGAAGATCTAAAAAATAGAGTTATGTTAGTATATGAAATCAAGGCAAAAGAAGATTATGAAGGACTATATCAAAATGAATACACCTACTATTCATTTGTAGAATACCAAAATGTTAAATCTGAGAAAGACCAAGATGGTAAATTCTATAGCCAAGGTCCACTAACAACAGATAATGAAATCTTCCACAAGTTCTTTGTGGCTGACGATTATACCTACTATGAAATCCCATACTATGGTTTTGGATTCCTAGAAGAAGTCATAGCCAGAATAAATAATTCATTATCAGGGCTAACAATAGATGATTCCATAGCTGTTGACCAATCAAAATACTTCACAAAGACAGATGGAGTAGCAAACGAATATCAAGGCAATGGCACTAGACTAAGCCTAAGAGAAGATGGAACTTTGAAATATCAAAAAGATAACAGAGTTCACCAAGGAAGCTGGCAAGAAAATGGAAACGAAATAAGCCTAACAATACAAGGAGTTAACGTAGATACTCCAATAAATGCGACATTTGAAAATGGAACATTAAACGTAAGTGAACAAGGCGAAATGAGTGGCCAAACATTTAACAAAATGCAAGCATTTTAGTAAAAACTGCAATCGTAAGAGATTGCAGTTTTTTAGTACAAAGAAAGTTAAAAAATAGAAAAATGAATTATAATAAGACGCGAAAAAAATCAAAAGTACTATTGCTAAGGAGATATTTCGCATTCGCTCAATATGACAGATATATCTTAATTAAAAATAGTTACAAAAAAACAGTAGTTCTATCTACTACTGTTTAAATATGGTCGGTGTGAAAGGATTCGAACCATCGAGCCTCACCTTCTCAAAGCCGAGCACTATCAATATAATATTTTATATAAAAAAATCAGTAGAAAATTCTACTGATCAATATGGTCGGGGTGAAAGGATTCGAACCTTTGAGCCTCACCTTCTCAAAGCCGAGCACTATCAATATAATATTTTATATAAAAAAATCAGTAGAAAATTCTACTGATCAATATGGTCGGGGTGAAAGGATTCGAACCTTTGAGCCTCACCTTCTCAAAGCCGAGCACTATCAATATAATATTTTATATAAAAAAATCAGTAGAAAATTCTACTGATCAATATGGTCGGGGTGAAAGGATTCGAACCTTCGACCTCATGTTCCCAAAACACGCGCGCTACCAAGCTGCGCCACACCCCGTTATTAACGATTACTTACTTAGTATACGATAAATAAATTATCTTGTCAAGCATTTATTATAAATTTTTTAAAAATTATAAATTTATGAAGTTTAGAGCTTTTTTCTAAAGTCTGTTATAATAATACCATAAGCAGACAAAAAGTAAAATAAAGGAAAAGTTATGATTAGATTTGATGCCAATGATTTTAAAGATAGAGAAACCTTTTACAAATTATTAAATGGAAAATGTATTTTTGATTATTACGTAGAAAATCTCGATGCCCTTTACGATTAATTAGTTGTCAAAGACAATGATATTGAGATAATAAATTTTCATATGGTATTTGAAAATTTGGGCGAATATGGCCAGAGGGTCATACAAGTTTTTGTTGATGCTGTAAAAGATTATGATAGTAAGGTAAGTTTGATTAATTGATATGACATATACTAGCAAAGTAGATGAAATAAAAGATTATATCATTATTGATATATTAAGCGGAAAGATAAAAAGTGGTGAAAAATTAAAGGATAGAAAGTTTTTTACCAGTAAGTTTAAAATAAATCCGAATTATTATTTTAAATTGCTTGAAGTTCTAAAGGAAGAAAATATTATCGAAGAAAAATCTGATGGTTATTATTACATTTTTGATAATCAAAAAATAGGTTTGCTAAAGAATCAATATCTAAATCGATATATAAATGATTTCTCAGCTAAGCTCAATAATATTGGTTTAAACCTCGATGATGTTATGGAGATTTTGAAACTTAGGAGTCTTGCAAATGGATAAGGCTATTGAAGTTAATAATATAAGTAAAAAATATAATAATAGTCCAGCCCTTGATGACATATCTTTTGACATTGAAAGAGGAAAGGTAGTTGGCTTGCTTGGTCCAAGTGGATCTGGCAAATCTACACTGATTAAGATATTGACTGGTCTTGTCAAGGCTGATTCTGGATCTTTTAAAATTTTAGGAGAAAATTTAAATCCTAAAGTCAAGGAAAAGTTGATCTACAAGGCTGATGACTTAATTATTGATGAGAAACTTAGGATGATTGATTTAATAAACTTATATGAACATTTTTATCCTGATTTTTCAGCAGATGAAGCCAAAGATATCCTAGATTTTTTTGGACTTGATGAAAAAAGAATGGCTATGGGTTTATCCAAGGGCCAAAGGCAAAAGTTAAATCTTGCCCTAGCACTTGCTAGCAATGCTGAGATTTTCCTTTTGGATGAAGTATTTGATGGCTTAGACCCAATTTCTACTAGTAAGGCTATAGATCTATTGATTGATAGAATTGATGGAAGGAAAACTTTCCTTATTGCCTCTCAGCAACTAGAATTAGTGGAAAATCTCATAGATGAAGTGATTTTCCTTGAAAATGTAAGTATTCACTATAGGGATACAGCTATAAATATTGGCAAAAAAGAAAAAGTTGGCATAAGTGAATTTTATGACAATATTTATTTAGGTTAAGATTATGAATTTTTTGAAATTTGATTTAATAAGAAATAAAAGATATTTTAGGAATACAAGTATTCTCTTTGCCTTGCTTATAATCCTTGGATTAGCCTTGGAATTTGCACCAAATAGTTTTCTATCTATCGATAGTATCTTATCCTATAAGCTTGTTTTTAATGTAATATTAATGATATTTGTATTTGTTAATGTAAGTTTTTCTCTAGGAATTATAAGAAAGGATTTGTTTACAAGTTCATCAACTATTATTTTTAATTTGCCTATGGGAAGATCTAAGTATTTTACAAGCAAATTACTGTTATTAATCTTAGTTTATATTTACAATTTGATATTCACATTGATTTTATTGAAACTATTGAATTACCAAATCACAAGTGATTTACTTTATTACTTTTTCTTAGGACTTATATGGTATTTGATAATTTTTGCCATAAGTTTTTATGGTCAAGCAAGAAATAGATTTACTAATAAAAATCATGGCAATTTGCTAATAATACTTATTATAGGCCTTGTCCTAATACTTGGATTTTTCGTATGTAAATACTATTCCTTAGTTTTAGTAGCTTCTGGCATACAACACGCTTTGCCTATGAACTATGCCTTCATATATCCTTTTGCTATAGGGAATTTTGGCATATATAAAAACATAACAACACTTATATACTATATAATAGTTTTGATAGGAATGTGGGCTTTGAACACTGGTAATCTTGAAGAAAATTTAGATTTATAGATTGGAGTTATTTTGGAAAATTTTGATAAAGTAAAACATATAATCAGGGATTCTAATAATATTGTGTTTTTTGGAGGAGCAGGAGTTTCTACTGCATCAGGTCTGCCTGATTTTAGGTCTGCTACAGGCCTTTATAACAAAGAAAACAATTCGAATTATTCGCCAGAATATATGCTAAGTCATGAGTTTTTCATAAATCATCCAGATGAATTTATGACCTATTGCAGAGAAAATCTAATGATAGAGGGAATTAAACCAAATGCCTGCCATTATGCTTTAACAAAGCTTGAGAAAATGGGCAAGCTTAAAGGAATAATTACCCAAAATATTGACGGTCTTCACCAAGATGCAGGAAGCAAAAATGTAATTGAGCTTCACGGCAACCTAGTTGATTTTTATTGTACTAAGTGTGGCAAAAATTTTGACCTTTCTTATACAAAAAAATTTGATAGCCTAGTGAAATGTGATGCTTGTGGTGGTATTGTAAGGCCAGACATAGTTTTATATGGCGAAGGTCTTGACCAGAACAATATTTCCTATGCTATAAATCTTATAAGCAATGCAGACGTGCTTATCATAGGTGGTACTTCTCTTGCAGTATATCCTGCTGCAGGTCTTATAGATTTTTATGGGGGAAACAAATTAGTATTAATAAATATGGACCCTACTGGCAGGGATTCCAGAGCTGATTATCTCATAAAAGGAGATATCAGCAAAATTTTAGAAGAATTAGTTGAGGGAATTGATGAATAATAAATTAAATACAGACGAATTTGGAATATTTTTACTATGGGCTGGGATAATCACGTCCCTAATCTCATATTTTGCCAAATCATCTTTTTTGTATACTTTGGGCTTTGTGTTTTTTGCCTATGCTATTTTTAGGGCCTTTTCTAAAAATATAGAAAAGAGAAGGCTTGAAAATAATTATTTTAAGGATAAGTTCCTAAATCCAATTAAAAAATCCTTGGGAGGATTTAAAGGAGATATAAAAACAAAAAGAAATGACAAAGATCACAAGCAAATTACTTGTCCAATTTGTGGGCAAAAACTTAGAATTCCAAAGAAAAAAGGCAAGATAAAAGTAAAATGTCCAAAATGTGGATCAAAATTTGATGCTAGAAGTTAAATTTTAGCATCTTTTATATTGGAAATATGAGAGTATAATTTTTTAGAAAGGGGATTATAATGAAAAGATATATAGGAACAAGAACAATTGGACTTCGTGCGCCAATTATAGAAAAAGGTGATGATTTGGTAGAAATTGTTTTTGATAGTATAAAAGATGCTGTTAAAAATGAGGATATCAAAATAAATGACAAAGACGTAATATGCGTAACAGAATCACTTGTAGCGAGAGCTCAAGGCAACTATGCAAATATTGAGCAAATAGCTGAAGACATAAATAATAAATTTTCTGGTGATGAACTAGTAGTATTATTTCCGATTCTTTCAAGAAATAGATTTTCAATTCTTTTAAAGGCTATAGCAAAATCAGGAAAGAAACTACACATTTGCTTATCTTATCCACAAGATGAGGTAGGAAATTACTTAATGGATGAGATGGACCTATTTAATAGTGACATCAATCCTTATAAAGACGTACTCGATATAGATGAATTTAGGAAAGTTGCTGGGGATTACAAACACACTTTCACAGGTATTGACTACCCATCACTATACACTGAGATTGCAGAAAACTCTGAAATTCACTTTTTGAACAATCCGGTTGATTCGCTTCAATTTTCAAAGGATGTACTAGTTTGCTCAATCCACACAAGAAACATTGTAAAAAGAAAGCTAAAAGAAGCAGGTGGAGAAAACATCCTATCCTTAGATGATATTTTGACAGAATCTATAGATGGATCAGGCTACAACAGCCAATATGGTCTATTGGGTTCAAACCTATCTACAGAAAATATGGTTAAACTCTTCCCAAGAGATGGAGAAGTATTTGTAAGTAAACTCCAAGAAAAATTGATAAACGAATTTGGCAAAGAAATCGAAGTTATGATTTACGGTGATGGAGCATTCAAAGATCCAGTTGGCAAAATTTGGGAGCTTGCCGATCCAGTAGTATCTCCTTCATTTACCAAGGGGCTAATGGGTACACCAAGCGAGCTCAAAATCAAATATATAGCAGATAGTGAACTAGCTGATTTATCTATAGAAGATAGAACAAATGCTATGGTTGATAGGATTTCAAAAAAGGAAAAAGAACTAGTAGGCAAAAACGAAACTCTAGGTACTACACCTAGACAAATCACTGATTTACTAGGATCTCTAGCTGACCTAACATCAGGTTCAGGAGACAAGGGAACACCAATTGTATTAGTCCAAGGCTATTTTGATAATTATTCAGACAATTAATTAAGGAGATAATGGTGGCTACAGAATGTTCCGATGAGAAAAGGAATAATGAAATTTTTGGTAGAAATTTTATAAATAATTACTTAGAAAGAAGGGCTGTGGCCAAACACAATCACGATCTTATGGACGAGTTGACTAGGTATTTGCTCATGGCTTTTGCCGCAATACTTATGGCTTGCGGCACACACTTTTTTAAATATCCAAATTCCTTTGTAATTGGTGGGGTTGAGGGAATGAGTATAATCGCATCAACCTTCATTCCTCTTACATGACCTCAATTAACCCTAATTATAAATATAGCTTTGCTAGTAATAGCTTTCTTTATCCTTGGCAAGCACTTCACACTAAGGACTGGATATGTTGCTATACTAAACTCACTAACAGCACTTGCCCTAGATTATATTTTTCCAATCGAGGGTTCCCTTACAGGCAACAAGATGCTAGAATTGGTATACACACTAATTATATCTGCCTTTGGCTCTGCAATACTTTTTAACCTTGCAGCTAGTTCTGGGGGAACTGATATAATTGCTATGATTTTGAAGAAATTCTCATCACTTGAAGTAGGTAAGGCACTTTTAGCGGTAGATGGTATATTTACTATTGCTTCTATTTGGATTTTTGACATTGAAATAGGTCTGCTTTCCGTGTTGGGACTTTTGTTAAAGGGGATTTTTGTCGATGTAATCATCCAATCCTTTAACACAGATAAATTTTTCATAATAATTACAACAAAGCCAAAGGAAATTGGTAGTTTCATCAGAGATGATTTGAACCGTTCAGCCACTGTCCTTGATGGGATGGGTTTATACAAAGGAGTCAAAAGATCTATATTCTTCTTGGTCTTATCACCAAAGGAAGCCCCTAGGACAAGAGCCTTCTTAAAAAATATAGATCCATATGCCTTCATAACCATATTAAACACATCAAAAATCATAGGTAAAGGATTTTATATAACTAGTGATTCCGAATAGGGGAGAATTAATTGAATATATTAGTAAGTTGTGATCAAAACTATCTTAATCCACTAAAGACGATGTTGTATTCACTTTTTTTAACAAATGAGGTTGATATTGACATCTATCTCTTGCATAAGTCAATAGATGATGAGAGTATTGAGGGTTTAAGAGACTTTATAAAAGAAAAATCAAATAATAAAGCAAGATTGAATAATGTTAGGGTGGATGATGATTTTTCATCTGCCCTAACTACTTTTTATTACACAAGTGAAATGTATTATAGACTAGTTGCCTACAAGTACCTGCCAGAAGATATGGATAGAATTTTATATCTAGATCCAGATATTTTAGTTTTAAATTCACTAATAGACTTATATAATGAGGATTTTAAAGACAATCTATTTATGGCTGCCATCCATACCATGCCTACAGTTCAATCTGCAAACAAGGCTAGACTTATGATAACTAGTGAGAAAACTGATATCACTAAATATTACAATTCTGGCATACTTATGATTAATTTAAAAAAGGCTAGAGGTAATATTTATCAGCAAAAAATCCTGGACTATGCAAATAACACTAGAAAAGCAGGTCTTATGATGCCCGACCAGGATTTGTTAAATGTTGTTTTTAGAAATGAAATTATGGAAATCCCAGAATTAAAATACAACTATGATGCCAGAAGATTTACTACCTACAAGGTCATGTATGATTATAATCTGTACGATGTCATGGCAAATACTGCTATCCTACATTTTTGTGGCAAGAGAAAACCATGGCTTAAAAATTATATAGGGAAGTTTGATAGTTTGTACAAGTTTTTCTGGCATCAAGCTATAGAAAATAAAGATTTGCTTTGAATTGTGTAGAAAATAAGTGTAAAATATAAGTAGAGACCAAGTTAAGGAGGATATATGAAGTCAATTAGTAAATTAACCCTAATTTATCTTTCCGTGGCTTTGTGTTTTTCTCCTAAATCTTATGCAAACGAAGCAGAAG
This genomic window contains:
- a CDS encoding coenzyme F420-0:L-glutamate ligase, translating into MKRYIGTRTIGLRAPIIEKGDDLVEIVFDSIKDAVKNEDIKINDKDVICVTESLVARAQGNYANIEQIAEDINNKFSGDELVVLFPILSRNRFSILLKAIAKSGKKLHICLSYPQDEVGNYLMDEMDLFNSDINPYKDVLDIDEFRKVAGDYKHTFTGIDYPSLYTEIAENSEIHFLNNPVDSLQFSKDVLVCSIHTRNIVKRKLKEAGGENILSLDDILTESIDGSGYNSQYGLLGSNLSTENMVKLFPRDGEVFVSKLQEKLINEFGKEIEVMIYGDGAFKDPVGKIWELADPVVSPSFTKGLMGTPSELKIKYIADSELADLSIEDRTNAMVDRISKKEKELVGKNETLGTTPRQITDLLGSLADLTSGSGDKGTPIVLVQGYFDNYSDN
- a CDS encoding NAD-dependent protein deacylase produces the protein MENFDKVKHIIRDSNNIVFFGGAGVSTASGLPDFRSATGLYNKENNSNYSPEYMLSHEFFINHPDEFMTYCRENLMIEGIKPNACHYALTKLEKMGKLKGIITQNIDGLHQDAGSKNVIELHGNLVDFYCTKCGKNFDLSYTKKFDSLVKCDACGGIVRPDIVLYGEGLDQNNISYAINLISNADVLIIGGTSLAVYPAAGLIDFYGGNKLVLINMDPTGRDSRADYLIKGDISKILEELVEGIDE
- a CDS encoding ABC transporter ATP-binding protein, giving the protein MDKAIEVNNISKKYNNSPALDDISFDIERGKVVGLLGPSGSGKSTLIKILTGLVKADSGSFKILGENLNPKVKEKLIYKADDLIIDEKLRMIDLINLYEHFYPDFSADEAKDILDFFGLDEKRMAMGLSKGQRQKLNLALALASNAEIFLLDEVFDGLDPISTSKAIDLLIDRIDGRKTFLIASQQLELVENLIDEVIFLENVSIHYRDTAINIGKKEKVGISEFYDNIYLG
- a CDS encoding glycosyltransferase family 8 protein yields the protein MNILVSCDQNYLNPLKTMLYSLFLTNEVDIDIYLLHKSIDDESIEGLRDFIKEKSNNKARLNNVRVDDDFSSALTTFYYTSEMYYRLVAYKYLPEDMDRILYLDPDILVLNSLIDLYNEDFKDNLFMAAIHTMPTVQSANKARLMITSEKTDITKYYNSGILMINLKKARGNIYQQKILDYANNTRKAGLMMPDQDLLNVVFRNEIMEIPELKYNYDARRFTTYKVMYDYNLYDVMANTAILHFCGKRKPWLKNYIGKFDSLYKFFWHQAIENKDLL
- a CDS encoding zinc ribbon domain-containing protein; this translates as MFCSKCGAKVDDNARFCPVCGNKLDKNPIDNPIEKEIETSKEDNLIGRSTYESLNTNENLIKNQENSNKDSSEVKSNKFKEIFSAFKIKNKDTEEKAVQDGKVPKEASIDSESDQSEFRNNSPEESLEQRVEFEEEIPPAYYGYNPTDDRKSKDKRRKNTGEVNSSDSREVLSHRSFESSKDPVYSDKENLASTHNIDENSSLENSPEIDDIPSEYVEARIANLLKKSSEDSDKKAARSGNLAALIRSHQSPNDAYQKTYSQNNTYQETHSQNNIQSIPETQQTYESSVNQSQEVKSENKDNEEKQGFKFKPIYLLPILLLALAIVIGYLFMNRKPKDVEVDLSNYINVSYTGDNASASPNASLDTTKLLNDFASQIQYVNKDRKNDQYGSAANQFVEELASATTFQFSKDSNLSNGEEITVVANVSDPSLADDYNVLFANTMKSVIVDGLNVEESIDPFNYIDINFQGEDPKISLTTSLTEDAPEYMSQLEIMPSKTSELKAGEEVNITINLNEEEIFNNYQVRLSPLDKTITVPGEPSDQNDQEEDKEASESNDGYIASVDNLSEDLLNILKTNSGTLIKETFNERTFTKIESMNYLGAITGTDSNSEDLKNRVMLVYEIKAKEDYEGLYQNEYTYYSFVEYQNVKSEKDQDGKFYSQGPLTTDNEIFHKFFVADDYTYYEIPYYGFGFLEEVIARINNSLSGLTIDDSIAVDQSKYFTKTDGVANEYQGNGTRLSLREDGTLKYQKDNRVHQGSWQENGNEISLTIQGVNVDTPINATFENGTLNVSEQGEMSGQTFNKMQAF
- a CDS encoding DUF2179 domain-containing protein, coding for MNRSATVLDGMGLYKGVKRSIFFLVLSPKEAPRTRAFLKNIDPYAFITILNTSKIIGKGFYITSDSE